One window from the genome of Salisaeta longa DSM 21114 encodes:
- a CDS encoding penicillin-binding protein: MTPIDETRTRMYLMLVVLFGLPVGIVGQMLHIYWSEGNALQAAGRDQARSIVDIPAMRGSILDANGRALAINTARYDLALDPTVEGFAARADSFYHQLGALLPDRTARELRTAVRERYSPQYVLLQRGLTDRQQTEIVSWDVPGVILSPTFDRRYNYGTTAAHVLGYVGANGQGLAGLELAYNEALSGTDGYRVVQRDRHGRIKAMVGGTVVPPKHGQNLRLTIDLVRQAALEDELARGVARTGAAWGTAVAMNPETGAILAMANVPTYNPNQPAAYGSAARRNRAITDRFEPGSTFKLVAATAAIEQGIISIDDSVETGDGWAVFHGYTMKDVTAHGTIPFRDVIALSSNVGVAKTVQKLNPGTFYQYARNFGFGQSTWIDLPGEVRGVLKRPSAWSQTSQTSMSIGYEVAVTPLQLLAAYAALANDGVLMQPYVVAERRSALGTLLWQNRPDSVRRVMKRATARKLLPAFVEAVEDGTAENAQVQHLKVAGKTGTALAISEGSYSAEKARASFVGFFPADDPKVALLVLIGSPQTSMYGGQVAAPIFRRIAERWLSTFPTVMHQVVAEGIPADSIIQQEPHLSPPALPDSTTTMPDLTGLSVRAAVRWLRAHGIEPQVHGHGVVHYQSPAAGAPLGRQAVLTARS; the protein is encoded by the coding sequence GTGACGCCGATTGACGAAACCCGCACCCGGATGTACCTGATGCTGGTCGTGCTTTTCGGCCTGCCGGTGGGCATTGTTGGGCAGATGCTGCACATCTACTGGAGCGAGGGCAACGCCCTGCAGGCGGCGGGGCGCGACCAGGCCCGCTCGATTGTTGACATCCCCGCGATGCGCGGTTCCATCCTGGATGCCAACGGCCGGGCCCTTGCCATCAACACCGCGCGCTACGACCTGGCGCTCGACCCAACCGTGGAGGGCTTTGCCGCCCGTGCCGATTCGTTCTACCACCAGTTGGGGGCCTTGCTGCCCGACCGCACGGCCCGCGAGCTCCGTACAGCCGTGCGGGAGCGTTACAGCCCGCAGTACGTGTTGCTGCAGCGCGGCCTCACCGACCGGCAGCAAACCGAGATTGTGTCGTGGGATGTGCCCGGCGTGATCCTGTCGCCGACGTTCGACCGTCGCTACAACTACGGAACCACCGCGGCCCACGTGCTGGGATATGTGGGCGCCAATGGGCAGGGGCTCGCCGGCTTGGAGCTTGCCTACAACGAGGCGCTGAGCGGAACGGATGGCTACCGCGTCGTGCAGCGCGACCGCCACGGACGCATCAAAGCGATGGTAGGCGGAACGGTGGTGCCGCCCAAACACGGCCAAAACCTTCGCCTGACCATCGACCTGGTCCGGCAGGCTGCACTTGAAGACGAGCTGGCCCGCGGCGTAGCGCGCACCGGCGCCGCTTGGGGCACAGCCGTTGCCATGAATCCCGAGACGGGCGCTATCCTGGCCATGGCGAATGTGCCCACCTACAACCCCAACCAACCAGCGGCCTACGGCAGCGCTGCGCGCCGCAACCGGGCCATCACCGACCGCTTTGAACCCGGTTCCACGTTTAAGCTTGTAGCCGCCACGGCGGCCATCGAACAAGGCATCATTAGCATAGACGACTCGGTGGAGACGGGCGATGGCTGGGCGGTCTTTCATGGCTACACGATGAAAGACGTTACGGCGCACGGCACGATTCCTTTTCGCGACGTGATTGCCCTCTCAAGCAATGTGGGCGTCGCCAAAACGGTGCAGAAGCTCAATCCGGGCACCTTTTACCAATACGCTCGCAACTTTGGCTTCGGCCAATCGACCTGGATTGACTTACCCGGCGAGGTGCGCGGGGTCCTGAAACGGCCTAGCGCGTGGAGCCAGACCTCGCAAACGTCGATGAGCATCGGGTACGAGGTGGCCGTCACGCCCCTGCAACTGCTTGCGGCCTACGCGGCGTTAGCCAACGATGGCGTGCTCATGCAGCCGTACGTGGTGGCCGAGCGGCGCAGCGCGTTGGGCACGCTGCTGTGGCAGAACCGCCCGGATTCGGTGCGTCGCGTCATGAAACGCGCCACCGCGCGCAAACTGCTGCCTGCGTTTGTGGAAGCTGTTGAGGATGGGACGGCGGAAAATGCGCAGGTGCAGCACCTGAAGGTGGCCGGCAAGACGGGCACCGCGCTTGCCATTTCGGAAGGATCCTACAGCGCCGAAAAAGCGCGGGCGTCGTTTGTGGGATTCTTTCCGGCCGACGACCCCAAAGTTGCACTGCTCGTTCTCATTGGCAGTCCGCAGACGAGCATGTACGGCGGACAGGTGGCTGCTCCCATCTTCCGCCGCATCGCGGAGCGCTGGCTGAGCACCTTCCCAACGGTGATGCATCAGGTGGTCGCCGAGGGCATCCCCGCCGATTCGATTATCCAGCAGGAGCCCCACCTTTCGCCGCCCGCGCTTCCCGACAGCACCACGACGATGCCCGACCTCACCGGCCTGAGCGTGCGGGCGGCTGTGCGGTGGCTACGCGCCCACGGCATCGAGCCGCAGGTGCATGGCCACGGCGTCGTGCATTATCAGTCGCCCGCCGCCGGTGCGCCCCTGGGCCGCCAAGCCGTTCTTACCGCCCGCTCCTAA
- the rsmH gene encoding 16S rRNA (cytosine(1402)-N(4))-methyltransferase RsmH codes for MATAAPHTPYATAYHAPVLCDAVVAHLMHDPSGCYVDGTLGGGGHTAALLDALGPDGHVIGIDQDPEALDVARNRLSEARAAGRCTLLRGNFRNLSALLADAGVSSVDGVLLDLGVSSHQIDEAARGFSFQQNGPLDMRMDPTRGLTAHQIVNNWPLADLRDVLRQYGEERRAHNIARAICRERPLDTTLALAHVVRGCVPPPDEKKTLARVFQGLRIAVNAELDVLETVLEQTTDVVRIGGRLAVLTYHSLEDRRVKRYLRDGNFEGTPRRDMYGNRVAPWTPVHETTATDDEVAANPRARSARLRVGQRRDTADVGPAMPQ; via the coding sequence ATGGCTACCGCTGCCCCCCACACGCCGTACGCTACGGCCTATCATGCGCCGGTGCTGTGCGACGCCGTTGTTGCGCACCTCATGCACGACCCGTCCGGGTGCTACGTCGACGGCACGCTGGGCGGCGGCGGGCACACCGCCGCGCTGCTCGACGCCCTCGGGCCCGACGGCCACGTCATTGGGATCGACCAAGACCCTGAAGCGCTCGACGTCGCACGCAACCGCTTGAGCGAAGCGCGGGCCGCCGGTCGCTGCACCCTCCTGCGGGGAAACTTCCGCAATCTCTCGGCGCTCCTTGCCGACGCGGGCGTTTCCTCGGTCGATGGCGTGCTGCTCGACCTGGGCGTTTCCTCGCACCAGATTGACGAAGCCGCCCGGGGCTTCAGCTTCCAGCAGAACGGTCCGCTCGACATGCGCATGGACCCGACCCGCGGGCTCACGGCCCACCAAATCGTAAACAACTGGCCCCTTGCCGACCTGCGCGATGTGCTGCGTCAGTATGGCGAAGAGCGCCGCGCGCACAACATTGCCCGTGCCATTTGCCGCGAGCGCCCCCTCGATACGACCCTGGCTTTGGCCCATGTGGTACGCGGATGCGTGCCGCCGCCCGACGAGAAGAAAACCCTGGCCCGCGTGTTTCAGGGCCTGCGCATCGCGGTGAATGCCGAGCTGGATGTGCTTGAAACGGTTCTTGAACAAACGACCGACGTGGTGCGCATTGGCGGGCGGCTGGCCGTGCTCACCTATCATTCGCTTGAAGACCGGCGCGTAAAGCGCTACCTGCGCGACGGCAACTTTGAGGGAACGCCGCGGCGCGATATGTATGGAAATCGGGTGGCCCCGTGGACGCCGGTCCATGAAACCACTGCGACCGATGACGAGGTGGCTGCCAATCCACGGGCCCGCAGCGCGCGCTTGCGCGTCGGGCAGCGCCGCGACACCGCGGATGTTGGCCCGGCCATGCCCCAGTAG
- a CDS encoding Dps family protein, with the protein MDIQQQIVPGDHGSLIDDLNRMLSSALYFEDLYKRYHWMVTGPHFLPLHELFDQHMETLEQEIDGLAERIRTLGGTPVWNPSEFSKQDILPAPDESLADDLAIAGEAFKMEVAYSRALRSFAEDVEDIATEDLLIEYLRVHEQQAWFLREFIQKVGIESYAGDVMDGS; encoded by the coding sequence ATGGACATCCAACAACAGATTGTACCCGGTGATCATGGATCGCTGATCGATGATTTGAACCGTATGCTGTCCAGCGCGCTGTACTTTGAAGATTTGTACAAGCGGTACCACTGGATGGTCACCGGGCCGCACTTTCTCCCGCTGCATGAGCTGTTCGATCAGCACATGGAGACGCTGGAGCAAGAAATTGACGGCCTCGCCGAGCGTATCCGTACGCTGGGCGGCACGCCGGTGTGGAACCCGAGCGAGTTTTCGAAGCAAGATATCCTGCCGGCGCCCGATGAGTCGCTGGCGGATGATTTGGCCATCGCGGGCGAAGCCTTCAAAATGGAGGTCGCCTACAGCCGGGCCCTCCGCAGCTTTGCCGAAGACGTGGAAGACATTGCGACCGAAGACTTGCTCATTGAGTACTTGCGCGTCCACGAGCAGCAAGCGTGGTTCCTCCGCGAGTTCATCCAAAAAGTTGGAATCGAGAGCTACGCGGGCGATGTGATGGATGGCTCGTAG
- a CDS encoding glycoside hydrolase family 16 protein, whose translation MTLRKKRLHASALLVALVGLLLITAGCDNPVRTRAQPVDDPTPSDNWPDDVTWTHVWGDEFDYQGALNGSKWTFETGGGGWGNQELQYYTDRRENTRVDGDHLIIEARRESYGGNQYTSARINSAASWTYGRFEIRARLPEGLGTWPALWMLASQDTYGDAYWPDNGEIDIMEHVGYDPGIVHATVHTEAYNHADGTEVGASKQVPDATDAFNVYAIEWTPDEIRAYVNGEQYFSFANERQVSSSATYEEWPFDKPFHLLMNIAVGGTWGGAQGVNPDAFPATMAIDYVRVYQPESLVND comes from the coding sequence ATGACTCTACGAAAGAAGCGATTGCACGCATCAGCGCTCCTTGTGGCGCTGGTGGGCCTCTTGTTGATCACCGCCGGCTGCGACAACCCGGTACGCACGCGCGCCCAGCCCGTCGACGATCCTACGCCGTCCGACAACTGGCCCGACGATGTCACCTGGACGCATGTGTGGGGCGACGAATTCGACTACCAGGGCGCCCTCAACGGATCGAAATGGACCTTTGAGACCGGCGGCGGAGGCTGGGGCAACCAGGAGCTGCAGTACTACACCGACCGGCGCGAGAATACGCGCGTAGACGGCGACCACCTCATCATTGAGGCGCGCCGCGAGTCGTACGGCGGCAACCAGTACACCTCTGCACGGATCAATTCCGCCGCGTCGTGGACCTACGGGCGGTTCGAAATTCGGGCGCGCCTGCCCGAGGGCTTGGGCACGTGGCCCGCGCTGTGGATGCTGGCCAGCCAGGATACGTACGGCGATGCCTACTGGCCCGACAACGGCGAAATTGACATCATGGAGCACGTGGGCTACGACCCGGGCATTGTGCATGCCACCGTGCACACCGAGGCGTACAACCATGCCGACGGCACCGAAGTAGGCGCATCGAAACAAGTGCCTGATGCCACCGACGCGTTCAACGTATATGCCATTGAGTGGACGCCAGACGAAATTCGGGCCTACGTGAACGGCGAACAGTACTTTAGCTTCGCCAACGAGCGCCAGGTAAGCTCCAGCGCAACCTACGAAGAGTGGCCCTTCGACAAGCCGTTTCACCTGCTGATGAACATTGCCGTTGGCGGCACCTGGGGCGGCGCCCAGGGCGTGAACCCGGATGCCTTTCCCGCCACGATGGCCATCGACTACGTGCGGGTGTATCAGCCGGAATCGCTCGTCAACGACTAG
- a CDS encoding glycoside hydrolase family 3 N-terminal domain-containing protein, translating into MLTSNGPSLARTLASLLLMGSLVFFGCTHTQSTTTAPADEASPATSDGSSTLSQTGARAPEEGAPMPLNRSVSLIDAPGAPVAVSGQSSQAFANRIIADSAGTSIPNIDARVDSVLALMTLEEKVGQMMQLELGMATNRDTYPQTINEEKLRRVIREYHVGSLLNVVNAAFTLDHWRSLMTKIQAEAAQTRLGIPVLYGIDAVHGANYTREAVLFPQNQGLAATWNLPLATRAAEITAHDVRASGIPWNFAPVLDVGRDPRWPRLYETLGEDAHLTTAMGLALIRGLQGDDLSARTNVAATMKHFIGYSGPESGRDRTPARISDIELREHYLPPFRAAVEAGAASVMVNSGEVNGVPVHSSHYLLTEVLRNELGFEGLVVSDWLDIKKLVSLHHVAANEREATKMAIQAGVDMSMVPSDVSFFHHLTDLVRDGEISEARINASVRRILRLKFALGLFADPLRGLSLADSAGTATDRRVALQAARESITLLRNTNNVLPLQPDQRVLVTGPTAHSMQALNNGWTYTWQGGGRAQSFFHSDRPTLMEAIKGRSREKHVSYVPGSTLTQPDRMAQAVAEARASDVVVVALGEGAYAETAGNLESLMLPDAQRALLQKIEATGTPVVLVLVQGRPRTLGNSHEGVEGIIAAHNPGTEGGQALAEVLYGDVNPSGHLPYTYPNQPTGYALYDHKTSEQLAANFGNEGANPLFPFGFGASYTTFTYSDLKLSAPAASLDAIQNGRAVSAEVTVTNTGARAGKDVVQLYMRDVVASVTPAVRRLKRFAKVDLAPGESKTLTFALTAKDFSFIGRDAQPTIEPGRFIIQVDSLQTEFTIEKHSLQTSQAVR; encoded by the coding sequence ATGCTTACCTCGAACGGCCCCTCGCTGGCCCGCACCCTCGCGTCGCTTCTGCTCATGGGCAGTCTCGTTTTCTTTGGATGCACGCACACCCAATCGACAACGACAGCGCCGGCTGATGAAGCGTCGCCAGCAACAAGCGACGGCTCAAGCACGCTTAGTCAGACGGGCGCCCGTGCGCCGGAAGAAGGCGCTCCGATGCCGCTCAACCGCTCGGTGTCGCTCATCGATGCACCCGGCGCGCCGGTTGCTGTAAGCGGGCAGTCGAGCCAGGCGTTTGCCAACCGTATCATCGCCGATAGTGCCGGCACTTCGATCCCCAACATCGACGCCCGCGTAGATTCCGTGCTGGCGCTGATGACACTGGAGGAAAAGGTGGGCCAGATGATGCAGCTGGAGCTGGGCATGGCCACCAACCGCGATACCTACCCCCAAACGATCAACGAGGAAAAGCTCCGGCGTGTGATCCGCGAATATCACGTGGGCTCGTTGCTCAACGTGGTTAATGCAGCGTTTACGCTCGACCACTGGCGCAGCCTCATGACCAAGATCCAGGCGGAAGCCGCCCAAACGCGTCTTGGCATTCCGGTGCTGTATGGCATCGATGCCGTCCACGGGGCCAACTACACCCGCGAGGCGGTTCTCTTTCCGCAAAATCAGGGGTTGGCCGCTACGTGGAACCTTCCCCTCGCCACCCGCGCCGCCGAAATTACGGCGCACGACGTACGGGCGAGCGGTATCCCCTGGAATTTTGCGCCCGTGCTTGATGTGGGCCGCGACCCGCGCTGGCCGCGCCTCTACGAAACCTTGGGCGAAGATGCACACCTTACAACCGCCATGGGGCTCGCCCTCATCCGCGGCCTGCAAGGCGACGACCTGAGCGCCCGCACAAACGTCGCCGCCACCATGAAGCATTTCATCGGCTACTCCGGACCGGAAAGCGGCCGCGACCGAACGCCCGCCCGCATCTCCGACATCGAGCTGCGCGAGCACTACCTGCCGCCGTTTCGGGCCGCTGTGGAGGCCGGCGCCGCCTCCGTGATGGTCAACTCGGGCGAAGTGAACGGCGTGCCGGTGCACAGCAGCCACTACCTGCTCACGGAGGTGCTGCGCAACGAGCTCGGCTTTGAGGGCCTCGTCGTCTCCGATTGGCTCGACATCAAGAAGCTGGTGTCGCTGCATCACGTGGCCGCCAACGAGCGTGAGGCCACCAAAATGGCGATCCAGGCCGGCGTCGACATGAGCATGGTGCCGTCGGACGTTTCGTTCTTCCATCACCTAACCGATTTGGTGCGCGACGGCGAGATCTCCGAAGCCCGCATCAACGCATCGGTACGGCGCATCCTCCGGCTGAAGTTTGCGCTGGGGCTCTTTGCTGACCCGCTGCGGGGCCTCTCGCTTGCCGATTCCGCTGGCACAGCAACCGACCGCCGGGTGGCGCTCCAAGCGGCCCGCGAGTCGATTACCCTGCTGCGCAATACCAACAACGTGCTGCCGCTACAACCCGATCAGCGCGTGTTGGTCACCGGCCCCACCGCGCACTCCATGCAGGCCCTCAACAACGGATGGACCTACACCTGGCAGGGCGGCGGGCGCGCGCAGTCGTTTTTCCACTCCGATCGCCCCACGCTTATGGAAGCCATTAAAGGGCGCTCACGTGAGAAACACGTTTCTTACGTACCGGGGAGCACGCTCACACAGCCCGATCGGATGGCCCAAGCGGTTGCTGAGGCCAGAGCCTCCGATGTAGTCGTGGTGGCGCTTGGCGAAGGCGCGTACGCGGAGACAGCTGGCAACCTGGAATCGCTCATGCTTCCGGACGCCCAACGCGCGCTGTTGCAGAAGATTGAGGCCACCGGCACGCCCGTTGTGCTTGTGTTGGTACAAGGGCGCCCGCGCACGCTTGGGAACAGTCATGAAGGGGTTGAGGGGATCATTGCGGCGCATAACCCCGGTACAGAAGGCGGCCAAGCACTCGCTGAAGTGCTGTACGGCGATGTGAACCCGTCGGGCCATTTGCCTTACACGTACCCGAACCAGCCCACCGGCTACGCCTTGTACGATCATAAAACGAGCGAGCAGCTGGCGGCCAACTTTGGAAACGAGGGCGCCAACCCGCTCTTTCCGTTTGGATTTGGTGCTTCATACACGACGTTTACCTACAGCGATCTCAAACTGAGCGCCCCAGCGGCCTCGCTCGATGCCATCCAGAACGGCCGTGCCGTAAGCGCAGAGGTTACCGTCACCAACACCGGCGCCCGCGCAGGAAAGGACGTCGTGCAGCTGTACATGCGCGACGTCGTGGCCTCCGTTACACCAGCCGTGCGGCGCCTGAAGCGCTTCGCCAAGGTGGACCTGGCCCCGGGCGAATCCAAGACCCTCACCTTCGCACTCACCGCTAAAGATTTCAGCTTCATCGGCCGCGATGCCCAACCGACGATCGAACCCGGGCGCTTCATCATCCAGGTCGATAGCCTACAAACCGAGTTTACCATCGAAAAGCACTCCCTACAGACCTCACAGGCCGTCCGCTAA
- a CDS encoding PKD domain-containing protein has product MTMHPFAFRSLAVLTLVGLMGLLTGCDSGGGSGIASNFMVPNTSALNFEVESGETQTQELTLVYQKLSERPAPEETELQYYTIERTEDTGTPEDGSSTFRVTFTAPDEAGSYARPLVFRAGTAAVTIRLAGFATGGPQPITDFSGNETGFTPFNGAISLSLENEQLVMEASNVGGTGVFPGMFTAFDQPLNFEPTPVLAIRMKVTTDSDGPLRVRAALNQAGDLPDANATVPELLANIPADGEYRTYYFDFRNNFVQFDGQPVDPGNISELVLLFNDNIADTFTGTLYIDSIVRRPDIPDDADIANQAPTAAFSFSPTTPAPGAEVSFTDDSSDPDGTIASYAWDFGDGATGNGPSPTHTYSAAGTYTVGLTVTDNDGATAEVTRSITVQENTGNTSELVFDDFEDGLQTDEYFTFSGGGASIQLATISDVPSGSSGTTALQATITGGSDGFAGFGKTSLTDLSTLSGTTRYMNFYVRTSAATAFSLEINLQEDQDGNGTFDGSGAVDDEFQYVYEATSGSGYTLVSIPIGDFADDNAVNNGGDGTLSSSILNIVFAIGGINGADYTLSVDDIVFSTDPLAGN; this is encoded by the coding sequence ATGACCATGCACCCTTTTGCCTTCCGCTCGCTCGCTGTTCTTACCCTCGTTGGCCTTATGGGCCTCCTTACCGGCTGCGACTCGGGCGGCGGAAGCGGCATAGCCAGCAATTTTATGGTCCCCAATACGTCAGCCCTTAACTTTGAAGTGGAATCGGGCGAGACGCAAACGCAGGAGCTCACCTTGGTCTACCAGAAGTTGAGCGAGCGCCCAGCGCCCGAAGAAACCGAGCTGCAGTACTACACCATTGAGCGTACCGAAGATACCGGAACGCCCGAGGACGGCTCCAGCACGTTTCGGGTGACGTTCACCGCGCCCGACGAGGCCGGCTCGTATGCGCGGCCGCTCGTCTTTCGCGCCGGCACAGCAGCTGTGACCATCCGGCTTGCCGGCTTTGCCACCGGCGGCCCGCAGCCCATCACCGACTTTAGCGGTAACGAAACGGGCTTCACGCCTTTTAACGGCGCCATCAGCCTAAGCCTCGAAAATGAGCAGTTGGTTATGGAAGCCAGCAACGTCGGCGGCACGGGCGTCTTCCCGGGTATGTTCACGGCGTTCGACCAGCCCCTCAACTTCGAGCCGACGCCCGTCCTAGCCATCCGCATGAAGGTTACCACAGACAGCGACGGCCCGCTGCGGGTGCGCGCGGCCCTCAACCAGGCCGGCGATCTGCCCGATGCCAACGCCACGGTGCCCGAGTTGCTGGCCAACATACCGGCCGACGGCGAATACCGGACGTACTACTTCGATTTCCGCAACAACTTCGTGCAGTTCGACGGCCAACCGGTCGATCCGGGCAATATCAGCGAGCTGGTGCTGCTGTTCAACGACAACATCGCCGACACCTTTACCGGCACGTTGTACATCGACAGCATCGTGCGCCGCCCCGACATTCCCGATGACGCCGACATCGCCAACCAGGCGCCCACGGCGGCCTTCAGCTTTAGCCCAACGACGCCGGCCCCCGGCGCTGAGGTCTCGTTCACAGATGATTCCTCCGATCCCGACGGTACCATCGCATCGTACGCATGGGACTTCGGCGATGGCGCAACCGGCAACGGACCGTCGCCCACGCACACCTACAGCGCAGCGGGCACGTACACCGTGGGGCTTACCGTCACTGACAACGACGGGGCCACTGCCGAGGTCACACGCTCCATTACGGTGCAAGAAAACACCGGCAACACCTCGGAGCTGGTCTTCGATGACTTCGAGGACGGCTTGCAAACCGATGAATACTTCACGTTCTCGGGCGGCGGCGCATCCATTCAGCTGGCGACCATCAGCGACGTACCGAGCGGATCGAGCGGTACCACGGCGCTACAGGCCACCATCACGGGCGGAAGCGACGGCTTCGCGGGCTTCGGGAAAACATCGCTCACCGACCTTAGCACGCTCAGCGGTACCACGCGCTACATGAACTTCTACGTGCGCACCAGCGCCGCCACCGCATTTTCGCTGGAGATCAACCTCCAGGAAGACCAGGACGGCAACGGCACGTTCGATGGCAGCGGCGCGGTGGACGACGAGTTCCAGTACGTCTACGAGGCAACGTCCGGGAGTGGCTACACGCTCGTGAGCATTCCGATTGGCGACTTTGCCGATGACAACGCTGTAAACAACGGCGGCGATGGCACGCTTTCCAGTTCGATTCTGAACATTGTCTTTGCCATTGGCGGCATCAACGGAGCCGACTACACGCTGTCGGTTGACGACATCGTCTTCTCCACTGACCCGCTGGCGGGCAACTGA
- a CDS encoding RagB/SusD family nutrient uptake outer membrane protein — translation MSLLIGCDSFLEVTPQGQLTTANFYRSAADAEKAIAAAYSGLQDPADYLLPYPIVFGGVASDNAAKGGESGNDQPDIQSIQNFVHNPSNGYVDLAWDELYAGVHLANLAIANIPTIDMDTARRERFVAEAKFLRAYYYHYLLLLFGLEGEGVPLILEPVQNEEADVPKTPEDEVWAQIEQDLTEAAAVLPATYSAANVGRATRGAAQALLVKAYMFQEKWAAAEAMAENVIAGPYSLAPDYSSIFTLEGEYGPGSIFEINYANISAQAEGTDATVYQTSRSTWGYGFNCPTESLVDAYEANDPRLEATVIFDGEMMPDGSTIDTGASPTGYYNEKIWIPQSAWPQNAGGDVLDGPTNRRFIRLAQVLLWHAEAANENGHPMEALESLNRVRRRARDADADPTNDPAGVLPDITTTDQAQLRTLIYREQRVELAMEYHRYFTLVRQGRAAEVMQAFGKPFQEGKHERLPIPQLQIDLSNGVITQNPGY, via the coding sequence ATGAGCCTGCTTATTGGCTGCGACAGCTTCTTGGAGGTCACGCCCCAGGGCCAACTGACAACCGCTAACTTCTACCGCAGCGCCGCGGATGCCGAAAAGGCCATCGCAGCGGCCTACAGCGGCCTGCAAGATCCCGCCGACTACCTCCTGCCCTATCCGATTGTGTTTGGTGGCGTTGCCTCCGACAATGCGGCAAAGGGCGGCGAAAGTGGGAATGACCAGCCGGACATCCAATCCATCCAGAACTTCGTCCATAATCCGTCCAACGGATATGTCGACCTGGCCTGGGACGAACTGTATGCGGGCGTTCACCTGGCCAACCTCGCCATCGCGAACATCCCAACTATCGACATGGACACCGCGCGCCGCGAACGGTTCGTGGCCGAGGCGAAGTTCTTACGTGCCTACTACTACCATTACTTGCTCCTGCTCTTTGGTCTGGAAGGCGAAGGCGTTCCGCTCATCTTAGAACCGGTGCAAAATGAAGAGGCCGATGTGCCCAAGACGCCTGAAGATGAGGTGTGGGCCCAAATTGAACAGGATCTCACCGAGGCTGCTGCGGTCTTGCCCGCGACCTATTCGGCCGCCAACGTAGGCCGCGCCACCCGTGGGGCCGCGCAAGCGCTGTTGGTAAAAGCCTACATGTTTCAGGAGAAGTGGGCCGCGGCCGAAGCCATGGCCGAGAACGTCATCGCCGGCCCCTACAGCCTAGCGCCCGATTACAGTTCCATCTTTACGCTGGAGGGCGAATACGGGCCGGGCTCCATCTTCGAAATCAACTACGCCAACATCAGCGCGCAGGCGGAAGGCACCGATGCAACGGTGTACCAAACCAGCCGCAGCACCTGGGGCTACGGCTTTAACTGCCCCACCGAGAGCCTGGTGGATGCCTACGAAGCGAACGATCCGCGCCTTGAGGCGACCGTCATCTTCGATGGCGAAATGATGCCCGACGGATCCACCATTGATACCGGAGCAAGCCCCACCGGCTATTACAACGAAAAAATATGGATTCCGCAAAGCGCGTGGCCCCAAAACGCCGGCGGCGACGTGCTCGATGGTCCCACGAACCGGCGCTTCATTCGTCTCGCACAGGTGCTGCTGTGGCACGCCGAGGCGGCCAACGAAAACGGCCATCCGATGGAAGCCCTGGAGTCGCTGAACCGCGTGCGACGACGGGCCCGCGATGCCGACGCCGACCCGACCAACGATCCGGCCGGCGTGCTGCCCGACATTACCACAACGGATCAGGCGCAGCTGCGCACCCTCATTTATCGCGAGCAGCGGGTTGAGTTGGCGATGGAGTACCACCGCTACTTTACGCTTGTGCGTCAAGGTCGCGCGGCCGAAGTGATGCAAGCATTCGGCAAACCCTTCCAGGAAGGCAAGCACGAGCGCCTGCCAATTCCGCAGCTGCAAATTGACCTTAGCAACGGCGTCATCACCCAGAATCCTGGCTACTAA